The Micromonospora krabiensis genome window below encodes:
- the rpsM gene encoding 30S ribosomal protein S13, with amino-acid sequence MARLVGVDLPREKRMEIALTYIFGVGRTRALETLAATGISPDKRARDLTDEELVQLRDHIEANYKVEGDLRREVAADIRRKVEIGCYAGIRHRRGLPVRGQRTRTNARTRKGPKRTVAGKKKPGKK; translated from the coding sequence ATGGCACGTCTAGTCGGCGTCGACCTCCCCCGCGAAAAGCGGATGGAGATCGCGCTCACCTACATCTTCGGCGTGGGTCGCACCCGCGCTCTGGAGACGCTCGCCGCCACCGGCATCTCGCCGGACAAGCGCGCCCGGGACCTCACGGATGAGGAGCTCGTCCAGCTCCGCGACCACATCGAGGCCAACTACAAGGTTGAAGGCGACCTGCGCCGCGAGGTCGCCGCTGACATCCGCCGCAAGGTCGAGATCGGCTGCTACGCCGGTATCCGGCACCGCCGGGGCCTGCCCGTGCGTGGCCAGCGGACGCGGACCAACGCCCGCACCCGCAAGGGCCCGAAGCGGACCGTCGCCGGCAAGAAGAAGCCCGGCAAGAAGTAA
- the infA gene encoding translation initiation factor IF-1, with product MPKKDGAIEIEGRVIEPLPNAMFRVELANGHKVLAHISGKMRQHYIRILPEDRVVVELSPYDLTRGRIVYRYK from the coding sequence ATGCCGAAAAAAGACGGAGCCATCGAGATCGAGGGTCGGGTCATCGAGCCCCTGCCGAACGCCATGTTCCGGGTGGAGCTCGCGAACGGCCACAAGGTGCTGGCTCACATCAGCGGCAAGATGCGGCAGCACTACATCCGCATCCTGCCGGAGGACCGGGTCGTCGTCGAACTCTCGCCGTACGACCTGACCCGCGGGCGCATCGTCTACCGCTACAAGTAA
- the rpmJ gene encoding 50S ribosomal protein L36, protein MKVKPSVKRICNKCRVIRRHGRVMIICSDPRHKQRQG, encoded by the coding sequence GTGAAGGTCAAGCCGAGCGTCAAGAGGATCTGCAACAAGTGCCGGGTGATCCGCCGGCACGGCCGGGTCATGATCATTTGCAGCGACCCGCGCCACAAGCAGCGCCAGGGCTGA
- the map gene encoding type I methionyl aminopeptidase yields MRRPQLDIQLKSPDQIEKMRAAGLVVAEALRRMREAVAPGISTADLDAIAESTIREAGAVPSFKGYHGYPASICSSVNEQVVHAIPAPTQVLKDGDLISIDCGAVLDGWHGDAAITVGVGDVDPALLKMAAVAEDAMWAGIAAAARGAASGRGRLTDISHAVEDAVRRGGRYGIVDGYGGHGIGTEMHQDPHVLNHGRPGKGPRLVPGMALAIEPMITMGSPRTVELADGWTVVTRDGSMAVHVEHSMALLPDGVWVLTAPDGGRARLGDLVTARQPATTSPTS; encoded by the coding sequence ATGCGTCGTCCCCAGCTGGACATCCAGCTGAAATCCCCGGACCAGATCGAGAAGATGCGTGCCGCCGGTCTGGTGGTCGCCGAGGCCCTGCGACGGATGCGGGAGGCGGTCGCCCCGGGGATCAGCACCGCCGACCTGGACGCCATCGCCGAGTCGACCATCCGGGAGGCCGGCGCCGTCCCCTCGTTCAAGGGCTACCACGGCTACCCGGCGTCGATCTGCTCGTCCGTCAACGAGCAGGTGGTCCACGCGATCCCGGCGCCAACCCAGGTGCTCAAGGACGGCGACCTGATCTCGATCGACTGCGGTGCGGTGCTCGACGGCTGGCACGGCGACGCGGCCATCACGGTCGGGGTGGGCGACGTCGACCCGGCGCTGCTGAAGATGGCCGCCGTGGCCGAGGACGCGATGTGGGCGGGGATCGCCGCCGCGGCCCGCGGGGCGGCGAGCGGCCGAGGCCGGCTCACCGACATCTCCCACGCGGTGGAGGACGCCGTCCGCCGCGGCGGCCGGTACGGCATCGTCGACGGCTACGGCGGGCACGGCATCGGCACCGAGATGCACCAGGACCCGCACGTGCTCAACCACGGGCGGCCGGGGAAGGGTCCCCGCCTGGTGCCCGGGATGGCGCTGGCGATCGAGCCGATGATCACGATGGGCTCGCCCCGTACGGTCGAGCTGGCCGACGGCTGGACCGTGGTGACCCGGGACGGGTCGATGGCGGTGCACGTCGAGCACAGCATGGCCCTGCTGCCCGACGGCGTGTGGGTGCTGACCGCCCCCGACGGCGGCCGGGCCCGCCTCGGCGATCTGGTGACCGCCCGCCAGCCCGCCACCACCAGCCCCACCTCCTGA
- a CDS encoding ABC-F family ATP-binding cassette domain-containing protein, protein MGYVDVAAVGHTLPDGRELFADVSFRVGEGAKVALVGPNGAGKTTLLRMVAGDLPVRVGGIARAGGLGVMRQFIGMIGDESTLADLALSLAPPALRDAGHRLAATEAAMRQAEVRGKYSTAAGKAQLAYADALAAWGEVGGYDAEVLFDTVATIVLDLPWEAARERPVRTLSGGQQKRFALELLLRGPDEVLLLDEPDNFLDVPGKRWLEGRLRESAKSVLYVSHDRELLARTADRVVAVEGGSAWVHPGGFASWHEARVARHDRLDELRRRWDEEHQKLRELVLMYKQKAAYNDGLASRYQAAQTRLRKFEEAGPPPVPPKDQDIRMRLTGGRTGKRAVIAEQLELDGLTYPFDLELWYGDRVAVLGANGTGKSHFLRLLARGGTDPDPANIPVDGAKLAPVAHGGMVRLGARVRPGHFSQTHDRPELVAKTLVEILWRGDEHRAGMDRHAAMAALSRYELAGQGDQRFGTLSGGQQARFLVLLLELSGATLLLLDEPTDNLDLASAEALEAGLNAFEGTVLAVTHDRWFTRTFDRFVLFRGDGEVVETPEPVWDVG, encoded by the coding sequence GTGGGTTACGTGGACGTGGCAGCGGTCGGGCACACCCTTCCCGACGGTCGGGAACTCTTCGCCGACGTGTCGTTCCGGGTCGGCGAGGGCGCGAAGGTGGCGCTGGTCGGGCCGAACGGGGCGGGCAAGACGACGCTGCTGCGGATGGTCGCCGGCGACCTGCCCGTGCGCGTCGGCGGTATTGCCCGGGCCGGTGGGCTCGGGGTGATGCGGCAGTTCATCGGCATGATCGGCGACGAGTCGACGCTCGCCGACCTGGCGCTGTCGCTCGCTCCGCCCGCGCTCCGCGACGCCGGCCACCGGCTCGCCGCGACCGAGGCGGCCATGCGGCAGGCCGAGGTGCGCGGCAAGTACAGCACCGCGGCGGGGAAGGCCCAGCTGGCGTACGCGGACGCGCTGGCCGCCTGGGGGGAGGTCGGCGGGTACGACGCGGAGGTGTTGTTCGACACCGTCGCCACCATCGTGCTCGACCTGCCCTGGGAAGCCGCCCGGGAGCGCCCGGTCCGGACCCTCTCCGGCGGGCAGCAGAAGCGGTTCGCCCTGGAGTTGCTGCTCCGCGGCCCGGACGAGGTGCTGCTCCTCGACGAGCCGGACAACTTCCTCGACGTGCCCGGCAAGCGGTGGCTGGAGGGCCGGCTGCGCGAGTCGGCGAAGTCGGTGCTCTACGTGTCGCACGACCGGGAGCTGCTGGCGCGTACGGCGGACCGGGTGGTCGCGGTGGAGGGCGGCAGCGCCTGGGTGCACCCGGGCGGCTTCGCCAGCTGGCACGAGGCGCGGGTGGCCCGGCACGACCGCCTGGACGAGCTGCGCCGCCGCTGGGACGAGGAGCACCAGAAGCTGCGCGAGCTGGTGCTGATGTACAAGCAGAAGGCCGCGTACAACGACGGGCTGGCCTCCCGCTACCAGGCCGCCCAGACCCGGCTGCGCAAGTTCGAGGAGGCCGGGCCGCCGCCCGTACCCCCGAAGGACCAGGACATCCGGATGCGCCTGACCGGCGGGCGGACCGGCAAGCGCGCGGTGATCGCCGAGCAGCTCGAACTGGACGGCCTGACCTACCCCTTCGACCTGGAACTCTGGTACGGCGACCGGGTCGCCGTGCTCGGCGCCAACGGCACCGGCAAGTCGCACTTCCTGCGGCTGCTCGCCCGCGGCGGCACGGACCCGGACCCGGCCAACATCCCGGTGGACGGGGCGAAGCTCGCGCCCGTCGCGCACGGCGGGATGGTCCGCCTCGGCGCCCGGGTGCGGCCCGGCCACTTCTCCCAGACCCACGACCGGCCGGAGCTGGTGGCGAAGACCCTGGTCGAGATCCTGTGGCGGGGTGACGAGCACCGGGCCGGCATGGACCGGCACGCGGCGATGGCGGCGCTGTCCCGGTACGAGCTGGCCGGGCAGGGCGACCAGCGCTTCGGCACCCTGTCCGGCGGACAGCAGGCCCGGTTCCTGGTCCTCCTGCTGGAGCTGTCCGGGGCGACCCTGCTGCTGCTCGACGAGCCCACCGACAACCTCGACCTGGCCAGCGCGGAGGCCCTGGAGGCCGGCCTGAACGCGTTCGAGGGCACCGTGCTCGCGGTGACGCACGACCGGTGGTTCACCCGGACGTTCGATCGGTTCGTGCTCTTTCGGGGGGACGGCGAGGTGGTGGAGACACCGGAGCCGGTGTGGGACGTGGGCTGA
- the rplQ gene encoding 50S ribosomal protein L17, protein MPTPTKGPRLGGSPAHERLMLANLATALFQHGKIQTTETKARRLRPLAEQLITKAKRGDLASRRRVLGVVKDKDVVYALFDQIAPRYANRPGGYTRIVKTGPRKGDAAPMAIIELVEELQVAEPKANKKTAARKAAQQDKVEALAPAEETPRAESADQDAEPPVSASGDTAEAREDSDLAVEENNEKA, encoded by the coding sequence ATGCCCACGCCCACCAAGGGCCCCCGCCTCGGCGGCAGCCCCGCGCACGAGCGGCTGATGCTGGCCAACCTGGCCACCGCGCTGTTCCAGCACGGCAAGATCCAGACCACCGAGACGAAGGCCCGGCGGCTGCGTCCGCTGGCCGAGCAGCTCATCACCAAGGCCAAGCGCGGCGACCTCGCCTCGCGGCGTCGGGTGCTGGGTGTCGTCAAGGACAAGGACGTGGTCTACGCCCTGTTCGACCAGATCGCGCCCCGGTACGCCAACCGCCCCGGCGGTTACACCCGGATCGTGAAGACCGGTCCGCGCAAGGGTGACGCCGCTCCGATGGCGATCATCGAGCTGGTCGAGGAGCTTCAGGTCGCCGAGCCGAAGGCGAACAAGAAGACCGCTGCCCGCAAGGCCGCCCAGCAGGACAAGGTCGAGGCGCTCGCGCCGGCGGAGGAGACCCCGCGGGCGGAGTCGGCCGACCAGGACGCGGAGCCGCCGGTCTCGGCCTCCGGCGACACCGCCGAGGCGCGCGAGGACAGCGACCTCGCGGTCGAGGAGAACAACGAGAAGGCCTGA
- a CDS encoding aldo/keto reductase, whose amino-acid sequence MTYRRLGDSGLVVSVVGIGCNNFGRKLDVDGTRAVVDAALDVGINFFDTADIYGEPQGGSEELLGQALKGRRDDVVVATKFGMDMHGLNGPDFGARGARRYIARAVEASLRRLGTDHIDLYQMHEPDPGTPIDETLAALDDLVRAGKVRYLGNSNFAGWQIADADWVASSNGRSRFISAQNHYSLLERSVEAEVIPACERFGLGMLPFFPLANGLLTGKYHRDSAPPAGSRLAGGGRYAERLAAADWDTIEAIGAYADERGLTMLQVAIGGLAAQPAVTSVIAGATTPEQVRANAAAGAWQPTDEDLDALRAVL is encoded by the coding sequence ATGACCTACCGCCGACTGGGCGACTCCGGGCTCGTGGTGTCCGTGGTCGGGATCGGCTGCAACAACTTCGGCCGCAAGCTCGACGTCGACGGCACCCGCGCGGTGGTCGACGCCGCGCTCGACGTCGGCATCAACTTCTTCGACACGGCCGACATCTACGGGGAGCCGCAGGGCGGCTCGGAGGAGCTGCTCGGGCAGGCGCTCAAGGGTCGCCGGGACGACGTGGTGGTGGCCACCAAGTTCGGCATGGACATGCACGGGCTCAACGGCCCCGACTTCGGTGCCCGCGGCGCCCGGCGCTACATCGCCCGGGCGGTGGAGGCGTCGCTGCGGCGGCTCGGCACCGACCACATCGACCTGTACCAGATGCACGAGCCGGACCCGGGCACGCCGATCGACGAGACCCTCGCGGCGCTGGACGACCTGGTGCGCGCCGGCAAGGTGCGCTACCTGGGCAACTCCAACTTCGCCGGCTGGCAGATCGCCGACGCCGACTGGGTCGCCTCGTCGAACGGGCGGTCCCGGTTCATCAGCGCGCAGAACCACTACAGCCTGCTGGAGCGGTCGGTCGAGGCGGAGGTCATCCCGGCCTGCGAGCGGTTCGGCCTCGGGATGCTGCCGTTCTTCCCGCTCGCCAACGGGCTGCTCACCGGCAAGTACCACCGGGACTCGGCGCCGCCCGCCGGCAGCCGCCTCGCCGGTGGGGGCCGCTACGCCGAGCGGCTCGCCGCGGCCGACTGGGACACCATCGAGGCCATCGGCGCGTACGCGGACGAGCGCGGTCTCACCATGCTTCAGGTGGCCATCGGAGGGCTGGCCGCCCAGCCGGCCGTGACCTCGGTGATCGCCGGCGCCACCACGCCGGAGCAGGTCCGTGCCAACGCGGCCGCCGGCGCCTGGCAGCCCACCGACGAGGACCTGGACGCCCTGCGCGCCGTCCTCTGA
- the rpsK gene encoding 30S ribosomal protein S11, producing MPPKARAGAAVKKVRRKERKNVAHGQAHIKSTFNNTIVSITDPTGAVISWASAGQVGFKGSRKSTPFAAQLAAEAAARRAMEHGMRKVDVFVKGPGSGRETAIRSLQAVGLEVGQISDVTPQPHNGCRPPKRRRV from the coding sequence ATGCCACCGAAGGCTCGTGCCGGAGCCGCCGTCAAGAAGGTCCGGCGCAAGGAACGCAAGAACGTCGCCCACGGGCAGGCGCACATCAAGAGCACCTTCAACAACACCATCGTGTCCATCACGGACCCGACCGGTGCGGTCATCTCCTGGGCCTCCGCGGGCCAGGTTGGCTTCAAGGGCTCGCGCAAGTCGACCCCGTTCGCCGCGCAGCTGGCCGCCGAGGCCGCCGCGCGCCGGGCGATGGAGCACGGCATGCGCAAGGTCGACGTCTTCGTCAAGGGCCCCGGCTCCGGCCGGGAGACCGCCATCCGTTCGCTGCAGGCCGTCGGCCTGGAGGTCGGTCAGATCTCCGACGTCACCCCGCAGCCGCACAACGGATGCCGTCCGCCGAAGCGTCGCCGGGTCTGA
- the secY gene encoding preprotein translocase subunit SecY, with amino-acid sequence MLSAFLSAFRTPDLRKKLLFTVGIIAVYRLGATLPSPGVSYGNVQKCLDLLQGDTTGVLNLLNLFSGGALLQLSVFALGIMPYITASIILQLLTVVIPRLEQLRKEGQSGQAKITQYTRYLTLGLGVLQASTFVALARSGQLFQNRCDQFPIIPEGTGIPDWLTLGILVMTMTAGTGVVMWLGELITDRGVGNGMSVLIFTSIAARLPGEGWQIKTSQGWWKFFLVIALVLVVITAVTFIEQAQRRIPVQYAKRMIGRRMYGGTSTYIPLKVNQAGVIPVIFGSSLLYLPQLALQFFDQNNPGKTQAWIQNNLVAPDSPIYISVYFLLIIFFTYFYVSITFNPTEVADNMKKYGGFVPGIRPGKPTADYLDFILSRITLPGALYLGIVSILPNFFFIWLDNQQYQNFPFGGTAVLIMVGVGLETVKQIESQLMQRNYEGFLR; translated from the coding sequence TTGCTGTCCGCCTTTCTCAGTGCGTTCCGTACGCCTGACCTGCGCAAGAAGCTGCTGTTCACAGTCGGCATCATCGCGGTCTACCGGCTGGGGGCGACCCTGCCCAGCCCCGGTGTGTCGTACGGGAACGTGCAGAAGTGCCTCGACCTCCTGCAGGGCGACACCACCGGTGTGCTGAACCTGCTCAACCTGTTCTCCGGTGGGGCACTGCTTCAGCTCTCGGTCTTCGCGCTGGGCATCATGCCCTACATCACCGCGTCGATCATCCTGCAGCTGCTGACCGTGGTGATCCCGCGGCTGGAGCAGCTCCGCAAGGAGGGTCAGTCCGGCCAGGCGAAGATCACCCAGTACACCCGCTACCTGACGCTCGGTCTCGGTGTGCTGCAGGCCTCGACGTTCGTGGCGCTGGCCCGCTCCGGGCAGCTGTTCCAGAACCGTTGCGACCAGTTCCCGATCATCCCCGAGGGCACCGGCATTCCGGACTGGCTGACCCTGGGCATCCTGGTCATGACGATGACCGCCGGCACCGGCGTGGTCATGTGGCTCGGTGAGCTGATCACCGACCGCGGCGTCGGCAACGGCATGTCCGTCCTGATCTTCACCTCGATCGCCGCTCGCCTCCCCGGCGAGGGCTGGCAGATCAAGACCTCGCAGGGCTGGTGGAAGTTCTTCCTCGTCATCGCCCTGGTCCTGGTCGTCATCACCGCGGTCACGTTCATCGAGCAGGCGCAGCGCCGGATCCCGGTGCAGTACGCCAAGCGCATGATCGGCCGGCGGATGTACGGCGGCACCTCCACCTACATCCCGCTGAAGGTCAACCAGGCGGGTGTCATCCCGGTCATCTTCGGGTCGTCGCTGCTCTACCTGCCGCAGCTCGCGCTGCAGTTCTTCGACCAGAACAACCCGGGCAAGACCCAGGCCTGGATCCAGAACAACCTGGTGGCCCCCGACAGCCCGATCTACATCTCGGTCTACTTCCTGCTGATCATCTTCTTCACGTACTTCTACGTCTCGATCACGTTCAACCCGACCGAGGTCGCGGACAACATGAAGAAGTACGGCGGGTTCGTGCCGGGTATCCGCCCGGGCAAGCCGACGGCCGACTACCTGGACTTCATCCTCAGCCGGATCACCCTGCCGGGCGCGCTCTACCTGGGCATCGTCTCGATCCTGCCGAACTTCTTCTTCATCTGGCTGGACAACCAGCAGTACCAGAACTTCCCGTTCGGCGGCACCGCTGTGCTGATCATGGTTGGCGTCGGTCTGGAGACCGTCAAGCAGATCGAGAGCCAACTGATGCAGCGGAACTACGAAGGGTTCCTGCGGTAG
- the rpsD gene encoding 30S ribosomal protein S4 has protein sequence MARYTGADCRRCRREKMKLFLKGSKCDGPKCPFESRPFPPGQHGRGRTKETEYLLQLREKQKARRVYGVLEKQFRGYYEEAVAKQAKTGEVLLQILESRLDNVVYRAGYAGSRDMARQLVKHGHFTVNGKKVDIPSYRVKEHDIIEVREKSKQLTPFLVAQAQAGSRSVPAWLEAIPSQMKILVHSLPARQVIDTQVQEQLIVELYSK, from the coding sequence ATGGCTCGTTACACCGGTGCTGACTGCCGCCGTTGCCGGCGGGAGAAGATGAAGCTGTTCCTCAAGGGCAGCAAGTGCGATGGCCCGAAGTGCCCGTTCGAGTCCCGGCCGTTCCCGCCCGGGCAGCACGGCCGCGGCCGCACCAAGGAGACGGAGTACCTGCTCCAGCTCCGCGAGAAGCAGAAGGCCCGCCGCGTGTACGGCGTGCTGGAGAAGCAGTTCCGCGGTTACTACGAGGAGGCCGTGGCCAAGCAGGCCAAGACCGGTGAGGTCCTCCTGCAGATCCTCGAGTCGCGGCTGGACAACGTGGTCTACCGGGCCGGCTACGCCGGTTCCCGTGACATGGCCCGCCAGCTGGTCAAGCACGGTCACTTCACGGTAAACGGCAAGAAGGTCGACATCCCGTCGTACCGCGTCAAGGAGCACGACATCATCGAGGTCCGGGAGAAGAGCAAGCAGCTCACCCCGTTCCTGGTGGCGCAGGCGCAGGCCGGTTCGCGGTCGGTGCCGGCCTGGCTGGAGGCGATCCCCAGCCAGATGAAGATCCTCGTGCACTCGCTCCCGGCTCGCCAGGTGATCGACACCCAGGTCCAGGAGCAGCTGATCGTCGAGCTCTACTCCAAGTAA
- the truA gene encoding tRNA pseudouridine(38-40) synthase TruA produces the protein MDERTRLRLDVSYDGTGFSGWAAQPTRRTVAGVLVETLDLVLGAGTATGLTVAGRTDAGVHATGQVCHLDLPTTVWREREGQLLRRLARLLPTDVRIRAITEVPAEFDARFSATFRRYEYRVTDAPYGADPLRRHEILAWPKPLDVDALNDAAAGLVGEHDFAAYCRRKENATTLREVTRLEWRRAPDGVLVATVQADAFCQAMVRSLVGAMLVAGDGRRPVEWPASLLARRERSSEVTVAPAHGLTLVAVGYPDDPAEYARRADLTRRLRVPAEA, from the coding sequence GTGGACGAGCGGACCCGGCTGCGGCTGGACGTGTCGTACGACGGCACCGGTTTCTCGGGCTGGGCGGCCCAGCCGACCCGCCGGACCGTCGCGGGGGTGCTCGTCGAGACGCTCGACCTGGTGCTCGGCGCCGGCACCGCGACGGGCCTGACGGTGGCCGGCCGCACCGACGCCGGCGTCCACGCGACCGGGCAGGTGTGTCACCTGGACCTGCCGACGACCGTCTGGCGCGAGCGGGAGGGGCAGTTGCTGCGCCGGCTGGCCCGGCTGCTCCCCACGGACGTCCGGATCCGGGCGATCACCGAGGTGCCGGCCGAGTTCGACGCCCGCTTCTCGGCCACCTTCCGCCGCTACGAGTACCGGGTGACCGACGCCCCGTACGGGGCCGATCCGCTGCGGCGGCACGAGATCCTGGCCTGGCCGAAGCCGCTGGACGTCGACGCGCTCAACGACGCGGCGGCCGGTCTGGTGGGTGAGCACGACTTCGCGGCGTACTGCCGACGCAAGGAGAACGCCACGACCCTGCGCGAGGTGACCCGGCTGGAGTGGCGGCGGGCGCCGGACGGCGTCCTGGTCGCCACCGTGCAGGCGGACGCCTTCTGCCAGGCGATGGTCCGCAGCCTGGTCGGCGCCATGCTGGTCGCCGGGGACGGTCGGCGGCCCGTCGAGTGGCCGGCGAGCCTGCTCGCCCGCCGTGAGCGGTCCAGCGAGGTGACCGTCGCGCCCGCGCACGGGCTGACCCTGGTGGCGGTCGGCTACCCGGACGACCCGGCCGAGTACGCCCGTCGCGCCGACCTCACCCGTCGCCTGCGCGTGCCCGCCGAGGCCTGA
- a CDS encoding DNA-directed RNA polymerase subunit alpha: MLISQRPSLSEESINETRSRFTIEPLEPGFGYTLGNSLRRTLLSSIPGAAVTSIKIDGVLHEFTTIPGVKEDVVELVMNIKELCVSSEHDEPVSMYLRKQGPGDVTAGDIQPPAGVSVHNPDLKLATLNGKGRLDMELTVERGRGYVTAAQNKQAGAEIGRIPVDSIYSPVLKVTYRVEATRVEQRTDFDRLIIDVETKPSMGPRTALASAGSTLVELFGLARELDETAEGIDIGPSPQDAQLAADLALPIEELDLTVRSYNCLKREGINTVGELIGRTEADLLDIRNFGQKSIDEVKMKLAGMGLGLKDSAPNFDPAHVVDTFGEADYDTDDYRETEQL, encoded by the coding sequence ATGCTCATCAGCCAGCGACCCTCCCTCTCCGAGGAGTCGATCAACGAGACCCGTTCCCGGTTCACCATCGAGCCGCTGGAGCCGGGCTTCGGTTACACCCTGGGCAACTCGCTGCGGCGTACGCTGCTGTCGTCGATCCCGGGTGCGGCCGTGACCTCGATCAAGATCGACGGCGTGCTGCACGAGTTCACCACGATCCCCGGCGTCAAGGAGGACGTGGTCGAGCTCGTCATGAACATCAAGGAGCTGTGCGTCAGCTCCGAGCACGACGAGCCGGTCAGCATGTACCTGCGCAAGCAGGGCCCGGGCGACGTGACCGCGGGTGACATCCAGCCGCCGGCCGGCGTCTCGGTGCACAACCCGGACCTGAAGCTCGCCACCCTGAACGGCAAGGGCCGGCTCGACATGGAGCTGACCGTCGAGCGGGGTCGCGGCTACGTGACCGCGGCGCAGAACAAGCAGGCCGGCGCCGAGATCGGCCGGATCCCGGTCGACTCGATCTACTCGCCGGTGCTGAAGGTGACCTACCGCGTCGAGGCGACCCGTGTCGAGCAGCGGACCGACTTCGACCGGCTGATCATCGACGTCGAGACCAAGCCGTCGATGGGCCCGCGTACCGCGCTGGCCTCCGCCGGTTCGACGCTGGTGGAGCTGTTCGGCCTGGCTCGTGAGCTGGACGAGACCGCCGAGGGCATCGACATCGGGCCGTCCCCGCAGGACGCCCAGCTGGCGGCGGACCTGGCGCTGCCGATCGAGGAGCTGGACCTGACCGTCCGCTCCTACAACTGCCTCAAGCGCGAGGGCATCAACACCGTTGGTGAGCTCATCGGGCGTACCGAGGCCGACCTCCTCGACATCCGCAACTTCGGTCAGAAGTCGATCGACGAGGTCAAGATGAAGCTCGCCGGGATGGGTCTGGGGCTGAAGGACTCGGCCCCGAACTTCGACCCGGCGCACGTCGTGGACACCTTCGGCGAGGCTGACTACGACACCGACGACTACCGCGAGACCGAGCAGCTCTAG
- a CDS encoding adenylate kinase — MRLVLVGPPGAGKGTQAEFIAAHLSVPKISTGDIFRSNVSQGTPLGVEAKRYMDAGELVPDEVTINMVRDRLAEPDASEGFLLDGFPRTTPQAAALDKLLADLGTALDVVLELVVDDDEVIRRLSGRRTCRGCGKIWHVEFDATTREGICDRCGAELFQRDDDKPETIATRLREYAEKTAPLVDYYGAQGKLVGIDATGPVEDVTVRAIDALRSYGG, encoded by the coding sequence ATGAGACTCGTTCTGGTTGGCCCGCCGGGCGCGGGCAAGGGCACGCAGGCCGAGTTCATCGCTGCGCACCTCTCGGTCCCGAAGATCTCGACCGGCGACATCTTCCGGTCGAACGTGTCCCAGGGCACGCCGCTCGGCGTCGAGGCGAAGCGCTACATGGACGCCGGCGAGCTGGTCCCGGACGAGGTCACCATCAACATGGTCCGGGACCGGCTCGCCGAGCCGGACGCCAGTGAGGGCTTCCTGCTCGACGGCTTCCCGCGTACGACGCCGCAGGCCGCCGCGCTCGACAAGCTCCTCGCGGACCTCGGCACCGCGCTGGACGTCGTGCTGGAGCTGGTGGTCGACGACGACGAGGTGATCCGGCGGCTGTCCGGCCGGCGCACCTGCCGGGGCTGCGGCAAGATCTGGCACGTCGAGTTCGACGCCACCACCCGCGAGGGCATCTGCGACCGGTGCGGGGCGGAGCTGTTCCAGCGGGACGACGACAAGCCGGAGACCATCGCGACCCGCCTGCGGGAGTACGCGGAGAAGACCGCGCCGCTGGTCGACTACTACGGCGCCCAGGGCAAGCTGGTCGGGATCGACGCCACCGGCCCGGTCGAGGACGTCACGGTCCGCGCGATCGACGCCCTGCGCTCGTACGGGGGCTGA
- a CDS encoding class I SAM-dependent methyltransferase: MTGDHYFTAEPTTAARGREVEFTAAGRDFTLASAGGVFSADRLDPGTAVLLRKAELPAAGTVGDLLDLGCGFGPITCVLASAAPSATVWAVDVNERARALTAANAERVGAADRVRVRAPDEVPADVRFAQIWSNPPIRIGKDELHDLMRRWLPRLAPDGVAWLVVARHLGGDSLHRWLVDEQGWQVQRQASQKGYRVLRVSR; the protein is encoded by the coding sequence GTGACCGGCGACCACTACTTCACCGCTGAACCCACCACCGCCGCCCGGGGGCGCGAGGTCGAGTTCACCGCCGCCGGCCGCGACTTCACGCTCGCCTCTGCCGGCGGCGTCTTCTCCGCCGACCGGCTCGACCCCGGTACCGCCGTGCTGCTGCGCAAGGCCGAGCTCCCGGCCGCCGGCACCGTCGGCGACCTGCTCGACCTCGGCTGCGGATTCGGCCCCATCACCTGCGTGCTGGCCAGCGCCGCGCCGTCGGCCACCGTGTGGGCGGTCGACGTGAACGAGCGGGCGCGCGCCCTCACCGCCGCCAACGCGGAGCGGGTCGGCGCCGCCGACCGGGTGCGGGTCCGCGCGCCGGACGAGGTGCCGGCCGACGTCCGCTTCGCGCAGATCTGGTCGAACCCCCCGATCCGGATCGGCAAGGACGAGCTGCACGACCTGATGCGCCGCTGGCTGCCCCGGCTTGCGCCCGACGGCGTCGCCTGGCTGGTGGTCGCTCGCCACCTCGGCGGTGACTCGCTGCACCGCTGGCTGGTCGACGAGCAGGGCTGGCAGGTGCAGCGGCAGGCCAGCCAGAAGGGCTACCGGGTGCTGCGCGTCAGCCGGTAA